A stretch of Myxococcus hansupus DNA encodes these proteins:
- a CDS encoding COG3014 family protein has product MASSSRSPIRLSGWGALALASVLLLSTGCAGDYVARTRGVRSAYQQGDYTRALANLESATKEGPAQDQLLVMMDKGMVLHAAGKWAESNAVLEEAERLSEQLDSVSISEEAKTLVTNERQRTYRGEDFEKLMISVLQALNYVELGDDEAAMVEVRQVNERMEKMIAEEKKPYEQLAIARYLGGVIREDQRDWDSAYIDYAKAYEIAPRKEALAEPLLRLAKKAGRDDVYAELLARYPDVAHEPLAPGEGQVVVVVEAGLAPEKQRGSRDRGGGGDLVEVPVYRTRGLAPPVNVALEGQSKTAATVTSLSDVAVVHLNDRIGRLLAKQLANAAVKAGVAAGVGALTKSEELGVLTFLILNAVNAPDLRSWLSLPAEFQVARFRVPPGSHTVRVAAWGHTTEHPIEVKPGRIGVLVLRRY; this is encoded by the coding sequence ATGGCCTCTTCTTCCCGGAGCCCCATCCGCCTGAGCGGGTGGGGCGCGCTCGCGCTCGCGAGCGTCCTCCTCCTGTCGACGGGCTGCGCCGGTGACTATGTCGCGCGGACGCGCGGCGTGCGCTCCGCGTACCAGCAGGGCGACTACACGCGCGCGCTGGCGAACCTGGAGTCCGCGACGAAGGAGGGGCCGGCGCAGGACCAGCTCCTGGTGATGATGGACAAGGGCATGGTGCTGCACGCCGCCGGGAAGTGGGCGGAGAGCAACGCCGTGCTGGAGGAGGCGGAGCGGCTCAGCGAGCAGCTCGACAGCGTCTCCATCAGCGAGGAGGCGAAGACGCTCGTCACCAACGAGCGCCAGCGCACCTACCGTGGGGAGGACTTCGAGAAGCTGATGATTTCGGTGCTCCAGGCGCTCAACTACGTCGAGCTGGGTGACGACGAAGCGGCCATGGTGGAGGTCCGCCAGGTCAACGAGCGCATGGAGAAGATGATCGCCGAGGAGAAGAAGCCCTACGAGCAGCTCGCGATTGCCCGCTACCTGGGCGGCGTCATCCGGGAGGACCAGCGGGACTGGGACTCGGCCTACATCGACTACGCGAAGGCCTACGAAATCGCGCCCCGCAAGGAGGCGCTGGCCGAGCCGCTGCTGCGCCTGGCGAAGAAGGCGGGCCGCGACGACGTGTACGCGGAGCTGCTGGCCAGGTACCCGGACGTGGCGCACGAACCGCTGGCGCCCGGGGAGGGGCAGGTCGTCGTCGTGGTGGAGGCGGGGCTTGCCCCCGAGAAGCAGCGCGGCTCCCGGGACAGAGGGGGCGGCGGCGACCTGGTGGAGGTGCCCGTCTACCGGACGCGGGGGCTCGCTCCGCCCGTGAATGTGGCCCTGGAGGGGCAGTCCAAGACGGCGGCGACGGTGACGTCGTTGTCGGACGTGGCCGTTGTCCACCTGAATGATCGGATTGGCCGCCTGCTGGCGAAGCAGCTCGCGAACGCGGCGGTGAAGGCCGGCGTGGCGGCGGGCGTGGGGGCGCTGACGAAGAGCGAGGAGCTGGGGGTGCTGACCTTCCTCATCCTCAACGCGGTGAACGCCCCAGACCTGCGCTCCTGGCTCTCCCTGCCCGCCGAGTTCCAGGTGGCGCGCTTTCGTGTCCCCCCGGGGAGCCACACCGTGCGTGTGGCGGCCTGGGGGCACACGACGGAGCACCCCATCGAGGTGAAGCCGGGCCGAATCGGCGTTCTGGTGCTGCGACGCTACTGA
- a CDS encoding response regulator, with protein MSEKRRILLIDDSEITLAMEKAVLEARGYEVIATSTLMEFEKTLQTWRPDLILTDIHMPEAKGTDICRTLKNEYGTQDIPIVLFSSLPDDELSKLAEQVGADGSLSKVNGLEAMGEKIDELVQSILW; from the coding sequence GTGTCCGAGAAGCGAAGAATCCTCCTGATTGACGACAGCGAGATTACGCTCGCGATGGAGAAGGCCGTGCTCGAGGCGCGCGGCTACGAGGTCATCGCCACCTCGACGCTCATGGAGTTCGAGAAGACGCTGCAGACGTGGCGCCCCGACCTCATCCTCACCGACATCCACATGCCCGAGGCCAAGGGCACGGACATCTGCCGCACGCTCAAGAACGAGTACGGCACCCAGGACATCCCCATCGTCCTCTTCTCCAGCCTCCCGGACGACGAGCTGTCCAAGCTGGCCGAGCAGGTCGGCGCCGACGGCTCCCTGTCCAAGGTGAACGGGCTGGAGGCCATGGGCGAGAAGATCGACGAACTGGTGCAGAGCATCCTCTGGTGA
- the lpoB gene encoding penicillin-binding protein activator LpoB: MNTRNLLLSACLVASLTACGPRAYTRGTYEDPNTIEMLSDRFNENDLQLIAKKMADSLANSPRFSQPQPDGALPIVLVGKLKNSTSEHIDMRSLGDKIQTALAQTGRFGLVDQQARQDIAEEYEFQQSGYVDPNAAKGPGQQISVDFLMTGDLASIIQEVGRDKLVYYKMTAKLNNVRTGLIEWTDEKQIRKKFEKRGVSW, encoded by the coding sequence ATGAACACCCGCAACCTGCTGCTGTCCGCCTGCCTCGTCGCCTCGCTCACCGCCTGTGGGCCGCGCGCCTATACCCGGGGCACCTACGAGGACCCGAACACCATCGAGATGCTGTCGGATCGTTTCAACGAGAACGACCTGCAGCTCATCGCGAAGAAGATGGCGGACTCGCTCGCCAACTCGCCGCGCTTCTCCCAGCCCCAGCCGGACGGCGCGCTGCCCATCGTTCTGGTGGGCAAGCTGAAGAACAGCACCTCCGAGCACATCGACATGCGCTCGCTGGGCGACAAGATCCAGACGGCGCTGGCGCAGACGGGCCGCTTCGGCCTGGTGGACCAGCAGGCGCGCCAGGACATCGCGGAGGAGTACGAGTTCCAGCAGTCCGGCTACGTGGACCCCAACGCCGCCAAGGGGCCGGGGCAGCAGATCTCCGTGGACTTCCTGATGACGGGCGACCTCGCCTCCATCATCCAGGAGGTCGGCCGCGACAAGCTCGTCTATTACAAGATGACCGCGAAGCTGAACAACGTGCGGACCGGCCTCATCGAGTGGACCGACGAGAAGCAGATTCGCAAGAAGTTCGAGAAGCGCGGCGTGAGCTGGTAA
- a CDS encoding L,D-transpeptidase family protein: protein MTSSISPSQARIAFPPPDAPAAAPPPALGKTGHGLETASRITVTPGPQPAREARPPSETPPSMDGIDRLARTPLPPTNARFTGLPQLADVASGAQVLGPGSRGEGLRAIQSALLDMGFALHGGADGVHGEHTARALRNFQVHAASTFPTVLPTGTLDAATLRALDALAPAPGMRGQSRALPSAFFDGQPVRVVVALREHRTFLFDPRGQLVDIFPNATGATASPTRTGLKVVRTKLDQLATEAAGARLWNDRHVFGVRMLDLSWADGRHSGEELHGTNLPSLLGTDVSHGCIRHSNEAVRVLHDALSVGDRVAVVEHVDDPHLGVPRPVA, encoded by the coding sequence ATGACCTCATCCATCTCGCCATCGCAGGCACGCATCGCGTTCCCTCCACCTGACGCTCCAGCCGCGGCACCACCCCCCGCCCTAGGGAAGACAGGACACGGACTCGAGACTGCCTCCCGCATCACCGTTACCCCAGGCCCTCAGCCCGCCCGGGAGGCACGTCCACCGTCCGAGACACCACCGTCCATGGACGGCATCGACCGGCTCGCGCGAACGCCCCTGCCCCCGACCAACGCGCGCTTCACCGGCCTGCCGCAGTTGGCCGACGTCGCGTCGGGAGCGCAGGTGCTCGGCCCGGGAAGTCGGGGCGAGGGCCTCCGTGCCATTCAGTCCGCACTGCTCGACATGGGCTTCGCTCTGCACGGCGGCGCGGACGGAGTCCACGGCGAACACACTGCCCGCGCGCTCCGGAACTTCCAGGTCCATGCCGCGAGCACCTTCCCCACCGTTCTCCCCACGGGCACGCTGGATGCCGCCACGCTGCGCGCGCTGGATGCGCTGGCTCCAGCTCCAGGGATGCGCGGGCAGTCACGCGCCCTGCCCTCCGCGTTCTTCGACGGCCAGCCCGTCCGCGTGGTGGTCGCGCTGCGCGAGCACCGGACGTTCCTCTTCGACCCCCGTGGACAACTCGTGGACATCTTCCCCAACGCCACGGGCGCGACAGCCTCACCGACCCGCACGGGCCTCAAAGTGGTCCGCACGAAGTTGGATCAACTCGCCACCGAGGCCGCGGGCGCGCGGCTGTGGAACGACCGCCACGTCTTCGGCGTGCGCATGCTCGACCTCTCCTGGGCGGATGGCCGGCACTCGGGCGAGGAGTTGCACGGGACGAACCTGCCGTCCCTGCTCGGCACCGACGTCTCGCACGGCTGCATCCGCCACTCGAACGAAGCCGTGCGCGTGCTGCACGATGCGCTCTCCGTGGGAGACCGCGTGGCCGTCGTCGAACACGTGGACGACCCGCACCTGGGCGTTCCGCGCCCCGTGGCCTGA
- a CDS encoding LysM peptidoglycan-binding domain-containing protein, whose translation MAPSAAKQAIIAAASPADVKQAAPAATAPAADAKQATTAATTPAADAKQPAATAKQTATAATTPAADTKQPSANAKQKATAATTPAADAKQTAPAATTPAADAKQPVSDLEATNAKQATTATPALAAETKQPAPNQEAATAKQTAPASETVESKSATASDTSPPATAVAAENTKNAPASAEPAATASPAEGDDDTVEPLEPGTGLLAADDAEDDEATRDAVESESAELEELRALEGATLDPASRSTAEVMQSLRRLGLANPLRMRMLDALDEYTFREDEELPEIPLITDLASFDVSQIQDRYDIPVEMQPLVAQYVQFFQGPGRRWFRKWMSRAARYVPVMHPILEQYGLPKDTVYLAMIESGFSAHAYSWAHAAGPWQFISSTGKQYGLKQDFWVDERRDPIKATHAAASYLKDLKRELGHWYLAWAGYNTGSGRVRRMVERHGTTNFWLLSEERGLAKETKHYVPKLIAAALVAKQPTAFGFHEREFDPEPVLDFDEVQLTDAADLDVVARAAGVPVKVVQDLNPELKRWCTPPATAKKPYTLRLPKGTGTQFAENYKRISPAERLTFRIHQVKRGDTLSQIAEKYGTASEAILQMNQLKSARTLRVGGELVIPIPAGKSSGGALASKVAQARRSGVVVRPQDEVPAGAPKGPVAAGPVKKETLNGRQRITYGVMSGDSLWVIATKFNVSVDSLKQWNNLKRRNPTLQVGSTLYVWPDGDKTTPSVQERGGTVLAKHTVTTTKPAGKPGKVHSLAEGETLWSVAQRYGVSVDDIMRWNKIKDHRTLPTGKVLLLSAP comes from the coding sequence ATGGCGCCCAGCGCCGCGAAGCAGGCAATCATCGCCGCGGCGTCTCCGGCTGATGTGAAGCAGGCGGCCCCGGCCGCGACAGCTCCGGCGGCGGACGCGAAGCAGGCAACCACGGCTGCGACGACTCCGGCGGCGGACGCGAAGCAGCCCGCCGCGACCGCGAAGCAGACGGCCACGGCGGCTACGACTCCGGCGGCGGACACGAAGCAGCCCTCCGCGAACGCCAAGCAAAAGGCCACGGCTGCGACGACTCCGGCAGCGGACGCGAAGCAGACGGCCCCGGCTGCAACGACTCCGGCGGCGGACGCGAAGCAGCCTGTCTCAGACCTGGAAGCCACGAACGCGAAGCAGGCAACCACCGCCACTCCGGCGCTGGCCGCGGAGACGAAGCAGCCCGCGCCGAACCAGGAAGCGGCCACCGCGAAGCAGACGGCGCCCGCCTCGGAGACGGTGGAGTCGAAGTCCGCCACCGCAAGCGACACTTCCCCGCCCGCCACCGCCGTGGCGGCCGAGAACACGAAGAACGCCCCGGCCTCGGCCGAGCCCGCCGCCACGGCGTCCCCTGCGGAAGGGGACGATGACACGGTGGAGCCACTGGAGCCGGGCACGGGCCTGCTGGCGGCGGACGACGCCGAGGACGACGAGGCCACCCGTGACGCCGTTGAATCCGAATCGGCGGAACTGGAGGAGCTGCGCGCGCTGGAAGGCGCCACGCTGGACCCCGCTTCGCGCTCCACCGCCGAGGTGATGCAGTCGCTGCGGCGGCTCGGTCTGGCCAACCCGCTGCGGATGCGGATGCTGGACGCCCTCGACGAGTACACCTTCCGCGAGGACGAGGAGCTGCCGGAGATTCCGCTCATCACGGACCTCGCCTCCTTCGACGTCAGCCAGATTCAGGACCGGTACGACATCCCGGTGGAGATGCAGCCGCTCGTGGCCCAGTACGTCCAGTTCTTCCAGGGCCCGGGAAGGCGCTGGTTCCGCAAGTGGATGTCGCGCGCGGCCCGGTACGTGCCAGTGATGCACCCCATCCTGGAGCAGTACGGCCTGCCGAAGGACACCGTCTACCTGGCGATGATCGAGAGCGGCTTCTCCGCGCACGCCTATTCGTGGGCGCACGCGGCCGGCCCCTGGCAGTTCATCTCCAGCACCGGCAAGCAGTACGGACTGAAGCAGGACTTCTGGGTGGACGAGCGCAGGGACCCCATCAAGGCCACCCACGCCGCCGCGTCCTACCTGAAGGACCTCAAGCGAGAGCTGGGGCACTGGTACCTGGCGTGGGCCGGCTACAACACCGGCTCCGGACGCGTGCGGCGCATGGTGGAGCGGCACGGCACCACCAACTTCTGGCTCCTGTCGGAGGAGCGCGGGCTCGCGAAGGAGACCAAGCACTACGTTCCCAAGTTGATTGCCGCGGCGCTGGTGGCCAAGCAGCCGACGGCGTTCGGCTTTCATGAGCGGGAGTTCGACCCCGAGCCCGTGCTCGACTTCGACGAGGTGCAGCTCACCGACGCGGCGGACCTGGACGTCGTGGCTCGCGCGGCCGGGGTGCCGGTCAAGGTGGTGCAGGACCTCAACCCGGAGCTGAAGCGCTGGTGCACGCCGCCCGCGACGGCCAAGAAGCCCTACACGCTCCGGCTCCCCAAGGGGACGGGGACGCAGTTCGCGGAGAACTACAAGCGCATCAGCCCGGCGGAGCGGCTCACCTTCCGCATCCACCAGGTGAAGCGCGGCGACACCCTGTCTCAAATCGCCGAGAAGTACGGCACGGCCTCCGAGGCCATCCTCCAGATGAACCAGCTCAAGTCCGCGCGCACGCTGCGCGTGGGCGGCGAGCTGGTGATTCCGATTCCCGCCGGGAAGAGCTCGGGTGGCGCGCTGGCCTCGAAGGTGGCGCAGGCCCGTCGCAGCGGCGTGGTGGTGCGGCCCCAAGACGAGGTTCCCGCGGGCGCGCCCAAGGGCCCCGTGGCCGCGGGCCCCGTGAAAAAGGAGACCCTCAACGGGCGCCAGCGCATCACCTACGGCGTGATGTCCGGCGACAGCCTCTGGGTGATTGCGACGAAGTTCAACGTGTCGGTGGACTCGCTGAAGCAGTGGAACAACCTCAAGCGCCGCAACCCGACGCTTCAGGTGGGCTCCACGCTGTACGTCTGGCCCGACGGCGACAAGACCACCCCCAGCGTGCAGGAGCGCGGCGGGACGGTGCTGGCGAAGCACACGGTGACCACCACCAAGCCCGCGGGCAAGCCCGGCAAGGTCCATTCGCTGGCGGAAGGCGAGACGCTCTGGTCCGTGGCGCAGCGCTACGGCGTCAGCGTCGACGACATCATGCGGTGGAACAAGATCAAGGACCACCGCACCCTCCCCACGGGCAAGGTGCTGCTGCTCAGCGCGCCGTAA
- a CDS encoding DNA/RNA non-specific endonuclease, translated as MTLRPTTTRAVPPRPASAAPSTNAVTTPGGSWRRSTAREVSIRELQEKFGWKDESWQVGLMQAADAASTSKSRGGNGQVSAAELEAYLSAPEDGQYLTSTALQQKRSALDAKLAEAGGAAVDVDAFDSGWQATVAKRADLLGGNGDGQLSADELDAFIQASKAGKHAETRWVPDQQMAALQSRVAEAAGEVDPLRPTGDAGSEALSLVKEYSRLSLDQGANVPTFVSYMLSASDIRETPATVSRLESTFVRDPELGRDGVTDSDYTRTGFDRGHMKPAEDSPTQEAMNESHQMTNIAPQHGNHNQQVWRTLEQGVSGLVNAQGGKAYIVTGNLYLDDQGQPLPPEARETTGAGARRLAVPTHNFKTVLHELPNGNLTMYAYLVPNSKDGPSKKDDILPLLDAHRVPVDRIEELLGQDLYANLPQRVQDRLEKGTPNEGVFQRNSLYFAASLFRFAPGN; from the coding sequence ATGACGCTGCGACCCACCACGACGCGAGCAGTCCCTCCGCGCCCGGCATCGGCCGCTCCGTCCACGAACGCCGTCACGACGCCCGGTGGGAGCTGGCGGCGCTCCACCGCGCGTGAGGTGTCCATCCGCGAGCTTCAGGAGAAGTTCGGCTGGAAGGACGAAAGCTGGCAGGTGGGGCTGATGCAGGCGGCGGACGCCGCGAGCACCAGCAAGTCGCGCGGTGGCAACGGCCAGGTGTCCGCAGCCGAGCTGGAGGCCTATCTCTCCGCGCCCGAGGACGGCCAGTACCTGACGTCCACGGCGCTCCAGCAGAAGCGGTCCGCGTTGGACGCGAAGCTGGCGGAGGCGGGCGGCGCCGCGGTGGATGTGGACGCCTTCGACAGTGGCTGGCAGGCCACGGTGGCGAAGCGCGCGGACCTTCTGGGCGGCAACGGCGATGGCCAGTTGAGCGCGGACGAGCTGGACGCGTTCATCCAGGCGTCGAAGGCCGGGAAGCACGCCGAGACGCGCTGGGTGCCCGACCAGCAGATGGCGGCGCTGCAGAGCCGTGTGGCCGAGGCCGCCGGTGAGGTGGACCCCCTGCGTCCGACGGGCGACGCCGGTTCGGAGGCGCTCAGCCTGGTGAAGGAGTACTCGCGCCTGTCGTTGGACCAGGGCGCGAATGTGCCCACGTTCGTGAGCTACATGCTGTCCGCGTCGGACATCCGGGAGACGCCGGCCACGGTGTCCCGGCTGGAGAGCACCTTCGTTCGCGACCCGGAGCTGGGCCGCGACGGCGTGACGGACTCGGACTACACGCGGACCGGCTTCGACCGCGGCCACATGAAGCCGGCCGAGGACTCGCCCACGCAGGAGGCGATGAACGAGAGCCACCAGATGACCAACATCGCCCCACAGCACGGCAACCACAACCAGCAGGTGTGGCGCACGCTGGAGCAGGGCGTCTCGGGGCTCGTGAACGCGCAGGGCGGCAAGGCGTACATCGTCACTGGCAACCTGTACCTGGATGACCAGGGGCAGCCGCTGCCGCCGGAGGCGCGGGAGACGACGGGGGCCGGTGCGCGCCGCCTCGCCGTGCCCACGCACAACTTCAAGACGGTCCTCCACGAGCTGCCGAACGGCAACCTCACGATGTACGCGTACCTGGTGCCGAACTCGAAGGACGGGCCGTCGAAGAAGGACGACATCCTTCCGCTGCTCGACGCGCACCGCGTCCCCGTGGACCGCATCGAGGAGCTGCTGGGGCAGGACCTCTACGCCAACCTGCCTCAGCGCGTGCAGGACCGACTGGAGAAGGGCACCCCGAACGAGGGCGTCTTCCAGCGCAACAGCCTGTACTTCGCGGCCAGCCTCTTCCGCTTCGCGCCCGGCAACTGA
- a CDS encoding multiheme c-type cytochrome has protein sequence MRALLAAALVAASLAGCARKDPPPRPAEAEAASQSKPAAAPEGAILFVSADTRGYLGPCGCSENMRGGIARAAAQVQDARKGPLPVLYVDGGNSLFGELQLKPGQVPQEERKAKALADAMRRMGLSVRATGPLDDTQGADFRKGLGLPELPPGEVKLLPAGARKVGIVAASTAAQLVEASAQARAQGADFVVGLLDVTLDAAQKAVEQPGLKADVVVATRTATEFSGEQNRLVRAQVPVVALQSKGRSLLRVDLAYGTQPGAFSLQKGQEDLEREAEGLEKRAELLDKDINRPGTDPQLKALKQAKRDELVARRQALLNTPPVATGAGNAFTLRFVPLESSLPSDAEALALVTAYDADVGKMNLAWAKAHGQDCPPPPPGSAGFVGNEPCRTCHEEAFPVWEKSKHHHAWETLEQAGKQFHLNCVGCHVTGWEQPGGVCRLDKVAGREDVGCESCHGPGSKHADAPSARNIIASPGESVCVTCHNPENSPHFDFATYLPRIVGPGHGKP, from the coding sequence ATGCGCGCCCTCCTCGCCGCGGCCCTGGTGGCCGCGTCGCTCGCCGGGTGTGCACGCAAGGACCCGCCGCCCCGGCCCGCTGAAGCCGAGGCCGCCTCCCAGTCGAAGCCCGCCGCCGCGCCCGAGGGCGCCATCCTCTTCGTTTCCGCCGACACGCGGGGCTACCTGGGCCCGTGCGGCTGTAGCGAGAACATGCGCGGCGGCATCGCCCGCGCCGCGGCGCAGGTGCAGGACGCGCGCAAGGGCCCCCTGCCCGTCCTCTATGTGGATGGCGGCAACAGCCTCTTTGGCGAGCTCCAGCTCAAGCCGGGACAGGTGCCACAGGAGGAGCGCAAGGCGAAGGCGCTCGCGGACGCCATGCGGCGCATGGGCCTGTCGGTTCGCGCCACCGGCCCGCTGGATGACACGCAGGGCGCGGACTTTCGCAAGGGACTCGGCCTTCCGGAGCTTCCCCCCGGCGAGGTGAAGCTGCTGCCCGCGGGTGCGCGGAAGGTGGGCATCGTGGCGGCGTCCACGGCCGCGCAGCTCGTCGAGGCCAGCGCCCAGGCTCGCGCCCAGGGCGCGGACTTCGTGGTGGGCCTGCTGGATGTCACGTTGGATGCGGCCCAGAAGGCGGTGGAGCAGCCCGGGTTGAAGGCGGACGTCGTCGTCGCCACCCGCACCGCCACCGAATTCAGCGGCGAGCAGAACCGGCTGGTGCGCGCGCAGGTGCCCGTGGTGGCGCTGCAGAGCAAGGGACGCTCGCTCCTGCGCGTGGACCTGGCGTACGGCACGCAGCCGGGGGCCTTCTCCCTCCAGAAGGGACAGGAGGACCTGGAGCGCGAGGCCGAGGGACTGGAGAAGCGGGCGGAGCTGCTGGACAAGGACATCAACCGCCCCGGCACCGACCCGCAGCTCAAGGCGCTCAAGCAGGCCAAGCGCGACGAGCTGGTGGCGCGGCGACAGGCCTTGTTGAACACGCCGCCCGTGGCCACGGGCGCGGGCAACGCCTTCACGCTGCGCTTCGTCCCGCTGGAGTCCAGCCTCCCCTCCGACGCGGAGGCCCTGGCGCTGGTGACCGCCTACGACGCGGACGTGGGGAAGATGAACCTCGCCTGGGCGAAGGCGCACGGACAGGACTGTCCCCCGCCGCCGCCGGGCAGCGCGGGCTTCGTGGGCAATGAGCCGTGCCGCACCTGCCACGAGGAGGCCTTCCCCGTCTGGGAGAAGTCCAAGCACCACCACGCCTGGGAGACCCTTGAGCAGGCGGGCAAGCAGTTCCACCTCAACTGCGTCGGGTGCCACGTCACGGGCTGGGAGCAGCCTGGCGGCGTGTGCCGGCTCGACAAGGTGGCGGGCCGCGAGGACGTGGGCTGCGAGAGCTGCCACGGCCCGGGGTCGAAGCACGCGGACGCACCCTCGGCCCGCAACATCATCGCGTCGCCGGGCGAGAGCGTTTGCGTCACGTGTCACAACCCGGAGAACTCGCCTCACTTCGATTTCGCGACCTACCTGCCGCGAATCGTGGGGCCGGGGCACGGGAAGCCGTAG
- a CDS encoding mechanosensitive ion channel family protein, which translates to MMHRDSWTQRARILALALGLLGSLPAAALNAGLGTPPPTVDRQTPQASVQGFLAAAHRGDYETAAHYLDLDFIPRAQQKERGFQLARALKFVLDRKLPVDVSALSKEPEGDPADARYDQIGTIPLQGNSVPIRVQRVPAEGGLVWVFNESTMRQVDPLFAEYGPRLVGFLPAFFFSDTVLGLEPWQWLGLLVTVLGSLVLSVLLERLVLALARRVARWTKFTWEDDVVSSGKGPLKLLAFSALLVVGTLLLRLPRPAQGFFMRVGYSLSVVALAWAVLRILHVSAAFVQSRVSSEMKDATRARSVSTQLVVLRAIFEVATYVIAAALLLIQFEVVRNVGVSLLASAGIAGLVLGLAAQKSIGTLLAGIQLSITQPISIGDTLITEGEWGTVEKITLTYVVLRTWDQRRLVIPITQFLDKPFQNWSKGNPEMLGPVILQVDFQTDIDALRVELRRILENEGKDMWDGRVATVVVMDVLDRTLTVRALVSVSDFSRLFDLRALVREKLIAYLRTKPLWLPVTRTEARPFPLPEPSPALEPQAPATPPTPPRA; encoded by the coding sequence ATGATGCACCGTGACAGTTGGACTCAGAGAGCACGCATCCTGGCCCTGGCGCTGGGACTGCTAGGGAGCCTTCCTGCCGCCGCGCTCAACGCGGGCCTCGGGACGCCCCCGCCCACCGTGGACCGGCAGACGCCGCAGGCCTCCGTCCAGGGCTTCCTGGCCGCCGCGCACCGGGGGGACTACGAAACGGCGGCCCATTACCTGGACCTGGATTTCATCCCCCGCGCCCAGCAGAAGGAGCGGGGCTTCCAGCTTGCCCGCGCGCTCAAGTTCGTGCTGGACCGCAAGCTGCCCGTGGACGTGAGCGCGCTGAGCAAGGAGCCCGAGGGCGACCCGGCCGACGCGCGCTACGACCAGATTGGCACCATTCCGTTGCAGGGGAACTCCGTCCCCATCCGTGTCCAGCGCGTCCCCGCCGAAGGGGGGCTCGTCTGGGTCTTCAATGAGTCCACCATGCGGCAGGTGGACCCGCTCTTCGCGGAGTACGGCCCCCGGCTGGTGGGCTTCCTGCCGGCCTTCTTCTTCAGTGACACGGTGCTGGGGCTGGAGCCCTGGCAGTGGCTGGGGCTGCTGGTGACGGTGCTGGGCAGCCTGGTCCTGTCGGTGTTGCTGGAGCGCCTGGTGCTGGCCCTCGCCCGCCGGGTGGCGCGGTGGACCAAGTTCACGTGGGAGGACGACGTGGTGTCCTCGGGGAAGGGGCCCCTGAAGCTGCTCGCCTTCTCCGCGCTGTTGGTGGTGGGCACGCTGCTGCTGCGACTGCCGCGTCCCGCGCAGGGCTTCTTCATGCGGGTGGGCTACTCGTTGAGCGTCGTGGCGCTGGCCTGGGCCGTGCTGCGCATCCTCCACGTCTCCGCCGCCTTCGTGCAGAGCCGCGTGTCGTCGGAGATGAAGGACGCGACGCGGGCGCGCAGCGTGAGCACGCAGTTGGTGGTGCTCCGGGCCATCTTCGAGGTGGCCACCTATGTCATCGCCGCCGCGCTGCTGCTCATCCAGTTCGAGGTGGTGCGAAACGTCGGTGTGTCGCTGCTGGCCTCCGCTGGTATCGCCGGCCTGGTGCTCGGCCTCGCGGCGCAGAAGTCCATTGGCACGCTGCTGGCCGGCATCCAGCTCTCCATCACCCAGCCCATCAGCATTGGTGACACGCTCATCACCGAGGGCGAGTGGGGCACGGTGGAGAAAATCACGCTCACCTACGTGGTGCTCCGGACGTGGGACCAGCGCCGCCTGGTCATCCCCATCACCCAGTTCCTGGACAAGCCGTTCCAGAACTGGAGCAAGGGCAACCCGGAGATGCTGGGGCCCGTCATCCTCCAGGTGGATTTCCAGACGGACATCGACGCGCTCCGCGTGGAGCTGCGCCGCATCCTGGAGAACGAGGGCAAGGACATGTGGGACGGCCGCGTGGCGACGGTGGTCGTCATGGACGTGCTGGACCGGACCCTCACGGTGCGCGCGCTGGTCAGCGTGTCGGACTTCAGCAGGCTCTTCGATTTGCGGGCGCTGGTGCGCGAGAAGCTGATTGCCTACCTGCGCACGAAGCCCTTGTGGCTGCCCGTCACCCGCACGGAGGCGCGGCCCTTCCCGCTGCCGGAGCCGTCGCCGGCCCTGGAGCCGCAGGCGCCCGCCACCCCGCCCACGCCGCCCCGGGCGTAA